GTACGCCATGACCATGCTGAGCCTGGGCATGGCCGAGGAATTCAAGCGATATGGCATAGCGGTAAATACCCTGTGGCCGAAAACCCTGATCGCCACGGCGGCCATCGAGTTCGAAGTGGGCGGTCCGCAACTGATGGCCCAGGGCAGAAAGCCGGACATTATGGCCGATGCCGCCGTCAGCATCCTGGGCCGGTCGCCTGACACCATGACCGGCCAGAACCTGATCGATGAAGACCTGCTGAGGCAGGACGGTATGACCGACTTCGAGCACTACCGGTACGAGCCAGGCGACAAGCCGCTGATGCCGGATCTGTTTCTGGACTGAGGCCGCGACATGCGTTGTTACAAGCTCTCAGCTCGCACAATAAAAGGGACCAACGGAAAAACCATGAGCCAAGACAACGTATCCGCACTGGACATTGCCCGCAGCCTGCCCGGCGTGCTTCGGCGCCTGCCGTCGATCACACGGGGGCTTTATTACTATTCCCTGAAGAACGAGAAGCGAGAGCTCACTCTGGGCACGCTGATCGAAAACAACGCCCGATCCTTCGGCAATCGACCGGCCATCCTGTTCGAGGATCGAACGATCACCTGGGGCGAGCTGAATTCGTGGGCCAATCGAATCGCGCGCTATCTGCAAGAACAGGGACTCACCAAAGGCGATGCCATTGCGGTATTCCTCGAAAACCGGCCGGAACTGCTGGCCGTGGTGGCCGGCGCAGCCAAGCTCGGTGTCGCGTGCGCGATGCTCAATACCTCCCAGAAAGGCAAGGTGCTGGAACACAGCATTAACCTGATTGAGCCGAAGATGACAATTGTGGGCGAAGAGCTGGTGGAGGCCTTTGACGGTATCAAGGCAGAACTCAAGACTGACCACCCGCAGCCCTTCCAGTTTCTGGCAGACACCAATACCCTGAACGCCTTTGGCGATGCCCCGTCCGGTTACGCCAACATGGCCGAGCAGGTCAGCACCTTCAACAGCGATAGTCCGGTGGTGAACACTCCCCCGAAAATGGGGGACAACGCCATTTACCTGTTTACTTCCGGCACCACCGGACTGCCCAAGGCGGCCCCGGGCTCGCACAGGAAGTTTATCAAGGCCTACGGCGGATTCGGCCTGATGTCGCTGGCCATGGAGCCAGAGGACGTTCTCTACTGCACCCTGCCCCTTTACCATGGCACCGCCCTGCTGGTGTGCTGGGGCTCAGTGTTGGCCGGCGGCTCGGCCATTGCCCTGCGCCGTAAATTCTCTGCCAGCGCCTTCTGGGACGATGTGCGCCGTTACCATGCCACCACCTTCGGTTATGTCGGCGAACTCTGCCGCTATCTGCTGAACCAGCCGCCTGGCGAGCAGGACCGCAACCACAGCCTCACCAAAATGATCGGCAACGGCCTGCGCCCATCCATCTGGAAAGAGTTCAAGGAACGCTTCGGCATAGAAACCGTGGCGGAACTCTATGCCTCAAGCGAAGGCAACATCGGCTTCAGCAACTTCTTCAACATGGACAACACTGTCGGTTTCTCCACGGCGCCTTACAAGCTGGTGAAGTTCCACGAAGGC
This genomic stretch from Marinobacter salsuginis harbors:
- a CDS encoding long-chain-acyl-CoA synthetase, whose protein sequence is MSQDNVSALDIARSLPGVLRRLPSITRGLYYYSLKNEKRELTLGTLIENNARSFGNRPAILFEDRTITWGELNSWANRIARYLQEQGLTKGDAIAVFLENRPELLAVVAGAAKLGVACAMLNTSQKGKVLEHSINLIEPKMTIVGEELVEAFDGIKAELKTDHPQPFQFLADTNTLNAFGDAPSGYANMAEQVSTFNSDSPVVNTPPKMGDNAIYLFTSGTTGLPKAAPGSHRKFIKAYGGFGLMSLAMEPEDVLYCTLPLYHGTALLVCWGSVLAGGSAIALRRKFSASAFWDDVRRYHATTFGYVGELCRYLLNQPPGEQDRNHSLTKMIGNGLRPSIWKEFKERFGIETVAELYASSEGNIGFSNFFNMDNTVGFSTAPYKLVKFHEGTRDPVRNEKGLMQEVAKGAPGLLIGEITKKWSFEGYTQKEATEKSILRNAFKKGDAWFNTGDVLKEIGCGHLQFVDRMGDTFRWKGENVSTTEVENIIDGSGMAEEAIVYGVEIPGTNGKAGMVTLVPQSNGRAFDINRLFRYLQDNLPAYAVPVFVRVTRAIEKTGTFKYRKVDIQKLGYSLRDDEEVYAWLTGSDEYTLLTPKLVSEIDSASVRF